GGGATTCTGAGAGAGGAACGCGTAATGCAGAATCAGGAGGACGTTTGTGGGTCCAAAGCAAACGATGAAGATGCAGAAAACAGCCGCGGACAAGAACAAAGCCCGGGTCTTCTTGCTCTGGGCGGCGACTGTGGAAGAGCTCAGACACTGGATGATAGACACATAACAGACCGTGGAAATGATCAGCGGCACAAAAAAGAAGACAGCAGAGAAGGCCGAGAAGTAATACGCGTAAAAGCCCGTGAGCAGGGTTTCATTGAGCACGTCATGGCAGGTGGTTATGTTGAGCCCAGGCACCTGGGTGGTTTGCTCCTTGAGGAGAAGTGGCACCACCCCCGCGATGGCCATCGCCCAGATGACCATACAGGTGAAGGACGCCCTCCCCATGGTACGCCAGGAGAGGGACTGCATGGGATACACCACGGCCAGAAACCGGTCAATGCTGATGACTGTCATGAGCATGATGGAAGCATACATGTTACAGTAAAATGCTGCGGTGACGAAGCGACACATTTCAGACCCAAATTTCCAATCACTTCCGGAAAAGTAATAGCTGATCTTAAACGGGAGCACAGACACGAAGAGCACATCTGCCGTGGCCAGGTGCAGCATGTACACCACGGCAGGCTTCTTGATCTTCATTTTCACGATGAACACAACGATGGCCATGATGTTTAGAGGAAGGCTGATTATACACACGCCAGTGTAGACGGAGGGGATAAAGAGAGTCAACCAGGCGCTGGTCAGATAGCCCGAGGCATCTTTTGAGATGAACACATGGGGTGGTTTTTGAAGAGGCCTGCTGTGATTGATGGAGCTTAATCTGTCTTCAGGTAACCCACTTCCATTTTTGTCCTCATCGTCGTCGTCCAATGGGAAAGCCTCAAATTTATCCTCGGAATTCCTGAGAAAAAATGACCGGGGAACCACAGTAGCATTTGTTGcttttaaatctgaaaaatatttttttaaataaaatttaaaagagaatgaaTTAAAAAGGCTCAAGAGACAAATAGAGAGTGCATTTTActgttgcttttgttttcttatgaGGAGAGTGGGTGGGAAACAACAGGTGATGCACAGATGGATTGCAGACTTTATCAGAGAATTAGCTAACTCAAAAAACATTATGTTTTGACACAAGCGAACACTTTCAAAACTCTGCTCCTCAGAGGAACAGAGGCGAATGATACACTTTTCAAGATCTGGCCTGAGAACCTGACATGAAGGGAAAAAGTGATTTCTACACTATAGTAACCACCATCTACATAAACGAATCATTTCCAGGCTATATGACTTCTCCTACCTCCACATGCCTTCATGTCTACGTTTTCTCCATTTAGTTTCTCCTTGAAACCTATACCATTCAATGGGAAATTACATCAAACATTGAggagacttcttttttaaaaatatatatattttattgattttttttacagagaagaagggagcaggatagagggttagaaacatcgatcagctgcctcctgcacaccccccactggggatgtgcccacaaccaaggtacatgcccttgaccagaatcaaacctgggacccttcagtccgcaggcagacgctctatccactgagccaaaccagcaagggcaaggAGACTTCTTAAAGGTTATGGAGTGACAGGGAAATTCAGTGTAGGACCAAGGGCTCCAATTGCCATGACCATTATCCATGTGACTGTAGTTTTCCTCTACTATCTTTAGCTTGTTTACCCAACAGAACGTCCCAAATCTTTCATCCTATCTGGGCCCAAACCACTGTCACTCGGGGTATCTTCTAATATAACCACAAGGAACCCCAGTTATCTCCTCGTCTCCTTCCTCAGGAGGTCAGTGGAGTAACAGATGGTCCAGGCAGATGGCCTTCCTTGGCTTAGTTCCAGAATGCTACATGCATTGTGGCAgatgccaggccagccaggctctTTGAGTATCAGCCAGAAGtcaaaataaaggctcagttgCATGCTTCCTCCTTTTATAATGTTCTTCCACCAAAATCATCCATTTTAAAtgttcatcaaagaaatgcaacaCTTAGCTGCTGGCATTCAACCAGCTTTTCCTTCCAAGAAGCTTTGCTAAAATCCTGCCATTAAGGAGAGTCAGACAGAGGGCCTTTGTTGGTCTTGGGAAGCTGAGGAGTGGGGAGAGACACCTAGAGGGAAAAGGGCAGGGTCTCCGACATTGGCAGTGTTCACAACAAAGACTGGCCTTGCAGGTCACCTATTACTGATGTTAGAAAATGTAAAAACTGGCTTGAAATGGGATAAATATAGTGGATTTTCaaacttttggttttgtttttcagggTGGAACCTTCCTGCAGACAGAAACTCACACAAAGGCATAATGCTAGAAAAGATAGttctggcccggccggtgtgcctcagtggttgagcattgacctatgaaccaggaggtcacagtttaattcccggtcaggttacaagaccaggttgtgggcttgatccccagtagggggcatgcaggaggcagccaatcagtaattctcactcatcattgatgtttctagctctctctctctctctctttcccttcctctctgaaaaaaagaaaaagatagttCTGCTTCTGCTATGGCTCTGTGAGGTCCTACCAGGCTCAACCATCCCTTAGAATAAAATTACAaaccccttcctccctgaaatcaatgacCTAAAGGCATTGAGATTCCCAGGGTGGTGTTGGGAGGGGAGGAATGAATGATATTGAAAGTCGATGACACCACTGGGTTTCTTGTTTTTACTGGTGTTTAGCTTGAGAGAAGGTCAAAGTCAGTGACATAAAGGATGGCTAAGACTCAGATAGGAAGCCCACAGTCCTTCTACCCTAATGAACCAAAGGACAGAGTTCAGGGCAACCATGGGAACTGAAAAGTGAGATGAAATTCCCAGAGAGGGGCAGCCCTAAATTCCAATGTAATTTCTGCCTCAGGCTTTGGATGACTCGTGAATGAACCATGCATGTGTTGGAAAGATAAGACAACTTAGGTGCTATTAGAGCTTTCTGTTCATTAGGAAGCATCTGCAGTTTGAGTCCAAAGATATTAATTGTCTGTAAAAGTTAAACACCAAAATTCTTtgtgagaataaaacaaaattcagagTCTTTAAAGTATGACAATGTCTAGCACACAATCCAGAATCacttgatattaaaaaaaaaaaaatcagagagtgTGACCCAGTCTTAAGAAAAAAGATAACTAATGCAAACCAATCCCAAGATGAACCAAATGTTAAAATTGGCAGGTAAGGATTTTAAAGGATGTATTGCAACGATGCTCAACgaagtaaagaaaaatatttcattgaaataaatgaaaaagtagaaaatacCAAGAAAGTAATTAATGAAAATTCTAgaaccagaaaataaaatacaataaattagcatatatttccaaaataaagaTTAAATCTAGAGTAATACCAACTGATaggagcagggcagggcctggcagtaAGGGGTTGAGATCAAACTACCTCAGCAAGGTCATGAGTGGGCCCCTGAGGGTGAAGGGGTAGCATTGTAGGAGGTCTGTCACTGGGAAAGGACAAATGTCTCTCGTGATGAGCCTCTGAGTACACGTatgtctagatcagccgtgggcaaactatggcctgtgggccggatccggcccgtttgaaatgaataaaactaaaaaaaaaaaaaaaaaaaaaagaccgtacccttttatgtaatgatgtttactttgaatttatattagttcacacaaacactccatccatgcttttgttccggccctccggtccagtttaagaacccattgtggccctcgagtcaaaaagtttgcccacccgtgGTCTAGATTAATCCTCCAGGGTAATAAACTGGTCCTATTCATCTCTGAATCTCCAGCACCGGGCACATGGTAAGTGTTCCTTAAGTTGGTTTTTAATTACAGATTTGCATTCTCATGTTGGCTCTTTCAGGAGTCACTTGCCCCTTCTGAACTCAGTCTCAGAGCCATTAAGTGATTCTAATACCTGTCTGGTCTACAAATATGAAACAGGACATGCATTCACTTTGCAAACTATAAAAATTAATCAGTGTAAGAAATTATTATCTTGCCCCACTCACTTCAATGTAGCTTGCTTTTAGACTCGctctcaattattttaaattaaaatggaatcTAGGTTGCTCTTCTCTCCTATTTAGGAATGCTTAGTTTTTTTTCCGTATGATAAGGGACATGGACGGGTTGTAAAGTGTGTAGTCCCAGCATTCAGAGCTGCAAATCAGATTTCAAATTCGCAGCCTTTTCTAGAAGTATCACTTTCTTCCCTCTGTGATGCACCTAACTTATTCTGTGTGCATCCTGACCCAGTCGCACGGAGGTCTGACACTGGTCCTGATAGCCTCCGGGGAACGGGAGGCTACCCTCAAGGTCAAAACAAATGTGTGGGAgctgaaagaaagaatgaatgggtGCTGGCAGTTTAGTACCACTAAGATATGTGTCCTTAAAAATGCTGACCCAGAGGAACTGTAAAATAACACAGATCTCCTCTGCAGTTTTGGGAACCTAGCCAGATTAAGGACTTTTGTCATGTGTGCAGGGTAAAaaagtgcatgtgtgtgcaagcacacacacacacacacacacacatgaattaaGACACTACCTAGAGGAgtgataaatttttttctttaaatattttttttaatatattttattgattttttacagagaggaagggagagggacagagagttagaaacatcgatgagaaagaaacatcgatcagctgcctcctgcacatctcctactggggatgtgcccgcaacccaggtacatgcccttgaccggaatcgaacctgggacctttcagtccgcaggctgacgctctatccactgagccaaaccggcttcggcgagGAGTGATAAATTTGAAAACTAGTAGACACTCATAACTAAGCTTCATAGATACTATCACTTGATCTGAAAACAAACTATTAGTATTTACTCTATAATTAGTACTTTGGcaataagtatttgttttcaaaaactccTCCCCGGGCTAGGCCATCTTGGGCTCTACGGTGTTTATGACAAAATCACTAATACCCACTGAAACATGAAATTGCTGGGCTGGGGCCCATTCAGAATGCAGAATCTGTTGATTAAATATTACTGCCCAAGATGTCACCTTTTCTTGACACTACAGGTTTGATATTCTAAAGGCTTTTGTAGAATTAAAGAATGTCAGCAAACTTCTTTGCTTGTTTAAGTATGTaccagcataaaaataaaaaaaattaaaaaagccagCTCTCCCTCCCGCCTTCTCCCCCCACAGGGTGttacattttcctttctcttcctaagCTCCCAGGGCCCTACTTTTGCTTCAGTAACTTGATTCCTAAGCCCATACCCAACTGGCTCACTTTCCCGACCTCTGTGACTCTccaaataaactttttctttaaaaaaacaaaagaagaacaaaaaccaGTTCCAGGTGACTAGATATATCCAGCCAGCTCACGGCCCTTAGGCTGAAATTGAGGTTTGGGCATCTGGCTTTTCCTCCGGTCCCAGCACAGCTAACAGGTCAGGAAGAAAGTGCCTGTCAGCACGCCAGAAGCGCTTGTAACTCATTGGTGCTTTTCTTGTTAAGTTATGGCTTCACACAAAAAGCAGCCACGTCCTAAAATCAATTCTCACACTTCTTGCTAAACTGCACTTCATTTAGCTTTCTCTAAATGACTCTAGAAGAGTCATTTTGTTATTGAATGTAGCATATTGCTAAATAGCTTAAAGATGGTCTCTCTAGCTCCAGAGATTTGAAAACATTAGCAAACCAGGCAATGCTTTTTCTGACTTGGACGAGATCTGGCCTCGCAGCAGAGTGGTAACGAGATGCTCTTTCAGGGTCCCATGGATTCACGCCAGGCCAGCCTCCAGGGACACGCCAGCCTCGGTTCTGACGCAGAGCTCTGCCAGGAGGGCTTTTTGGGAATTAACAAAGCAGAAGTTCCAGGACCTTGCCCACACAGAGCCGGACAGTTGTACCCTGCGCTTTTCCACTAGTGAATCAACACTACAagctaaagagaaataaaacagaggatgatggaaaaaaagaaaagcagctcCATTGGGGGAAGGTCCCTGCACACATGACAGGGTCCTCAATCTGGCTAGGTTCCCACTATAGCTCCATTGAGGGAAAACAGTGGTGTTATTGGAATGCCACACAGCCTCAACTGCAAACACATGCCATTTTCCAATGAGAAAGACCAGTGCTCCTTAAAGAAATGGTGGGTCCCAGATCTGGAGTAGGAAATATACAAGATGAGCCTTGAGCATCCTCAACAAATATTAGGATCAGGTCCGAAAGACTCTGGAGTCAATCTGACCGGACTCTCACTGGCCAAGGTGCGACAATCAACCACCAAAAGAATAATGGCGGAAATGCATCGAAACAAT
This is a stretch of genomic DNA from Myotis daubentonii chromosome 4, mMyoDau2.1, whole genome shotgun sequence. It encodes these proteins:
- the F2R gene encoding proteinase-activated receptor 1 isoform X2, which gives rise to MAIVVFIVKMKIKKPAVVYMLHLATADVLFVSVLPFKISYYFSGSDWKFGSEMCRFVTAAFYCNMYASIMLMTVISIDRFLAVVYPMQSLSWRTMGRASFTCMVIWAMAIAGVVPLLLKEQTTQVPGLNITTCHDVLNETLLTGFYAYYFSAFSAVFFFVPLIISTVCYVSIIQCLSSSTVAAQSKKTRALFLSAAVFCIFIVCFGPTNVLLILHYAFLSQNPSTEAAYFAYLLCVCVSSISCCIDPLIYYYASSECQRYLYSIFCCKESSDPSSSSGQLMASKVDTCSTNLNNSIYKKLLI
- the F2R gene encoding proteinase-activated receptor 1 isoform X1, translating into MGLRRLLLVAAGLSLCGPLLSARAPGRKPDLKATNATVVPRSFFLRNSEDKFEAFPLDDDDEDKNGSGLPEDRLSSINHSRPLQKPPHVFISKDASGYLTSAWLTLFIPSVYTGVCIISLPLNIMAIVVFIVKMKIKKPAVVYMLHLATADVLFVSVLPFKISYYFSGSDWKFGSEMCRFVTAAFYCNMYASIMLMTVISIDRFLAVVYPMQSLSWRTMGRASFTCMVIWAMAIAGVVPLLLKEQTTQVPGLNITTCHDVLNETLLTGFYAYYFSAFSAVFFFVPLIISTVCYVSIIQCLSSSTVAAQSKKTRALFLSAAVFCIFIVCFGPTNVLLILHYAFLSQNPSTEAAYFAYLLCVCVSSISCCIDPLIYYYASSECQRYLYSIFCCKESSDPSSSSGQLMASKVDTCSTNLNNSIYKKLLI